In Triplophysa rosa linkage group LG2, Trosa_1v2, whole genome shotgun sequence, the genomic window CTTTTTTCCTTTAAGACTTTAAGAATGGAAAATATCATGAAGCAGCTGGGGTGCCGTGGAGGGAAAAACATGTTTCATGAGCTTtgaaaacatacaacaaaaccTAAATGAATTGAaagtaaacatacagtacactacTGTTCACCATTTAGGGTCACTCACAaacgtatgtttttttttacattttagaatatTTATAAACTCATCAGAACTATAGAATTATACAAATGGAACTATTAGAATTAGCTGTGACAAAAATGTACGTTTACACAATATATctctaatttcagacatttatgtacaccttcacataaaaatgtttgtaaggtcaagagaaacatttcaagtgaccctaaacttttgaaaagTAGTGCATAGTAGTAATTGTTTCATCTTAAATAATGTACaatttatacatacagtatacactgtCATATGACCTCGTCAGATTTTTGCATTCACTTATATATCCAACAGTTTGACTCTTTTATCCTACTTCATCATAATCTTCACTGTCATAGTTCGCAGGCATTTCAACGTCATCATAATCTTCTTCGACACTCACTCCATCTTGACTTTTAGTCTCAACTGTGGCATACTGAGGGGTGAAGGGTTGTTGGGGCTCTGCAGGGGCTGATTCCTCAACCACCACATAATCTGGCAAGGGCTCCACGTGCTCATAACCCTGATCAACTGAAAATGCAAACATGATTAAGGTGGTTACATTTGTGTTACACAGGGCTGTGTTTTGTCCAACAGGTTCTGCTTTAAAAACACTATTCAAATTGGATACTAAATGATGTAGGCTATATAATGCATATTATGGGAATTATATATTATGCAAAACGAACAGAAATGCCCTgttgtaaaatgtaatattacagCATAGATCcaacaatctgaaaaaaaaacattatgtgaCATAATGAAAGTGACAATTATTCAGGTCAAATGTTCAGAGGAACTTCATTTTGGTTGCGCCACAATAGAGTAATTTGATTGGTTCCATCAATAAACGGTCACTAACCTCATAATtgcaatttttataaataacttgcAGTAGTGAAGCTTATTTATGcaaatataaaaccaaaactGACCAGAATCCATGGACTGAAACTGATCTCTTGGAGGTAAGGGTGGTTTCTCATTCTCAACGTTTTTGTGAAAAACTGGATTGTCCCTGTAATGGAAGGAGTCATTTGCTTTTTAATTGAAGCACATTTTAGGGTCTACAGTATATGAACTAGTCTCAAGTAAGTTTGATACACTTACTGATTTTTTAACTTTATGTCACTGTAATTATTTGACTTGGTCTGTGTATGGTATGAAGTAActagaaaaaagaaaaccaacATATAAAATGAATCAAACCAAAATTAAACGAATGGTATTTGGACTAGTGGTTCTTTATCATAGTCATGTGGACCCACAGCACTCTACATGTTTTATTTAGCACAACTAGTTCAAATCAGATTGTTAGAAGAGAGATTAAATGATTGATCTGGGTGTGTCAGTAAACAAGATGTAAAATGTGCAATGATGTGGGTCCCAGGAGGACCAGGATTTAGAACCATTAGAGCATCACTTGTTGCCATGCAGGGGGTTGTCACAAAGTATAGTCTTCATATAAAGGCTCTAACCCATAACCATAAAAGAAAATTAGCATTTTTACAACTTTGACAAAAACGTTAtgtatcatattttatttttatctttttttttcgaATGAAAATGTTCCTCATTTGTGGttttgctcagatttgccaGGTTTTGGTTAGAAATGTGTCGCCCAAATATGGTTAAGTGGGTACACacttatttttgtaaattctAACCTTGCGAACTAAAATATGTTCACATGACAGAACTATTTTTAGCTCAGTGAACGCAGTTAGTTGGTAGATGTCAATTCTCAAATGGCATTCATATTACAGGTCAGATTAAAAAAATTCTGAGGCATCTTTGTGGAACAGATTTAGACACCGACATTAGATTGTGTAATGCATTACAGATTCTTCAGAGTTGGCAAATGTAACTTACCTTTTTTACTGATGCAAACATTGATgataataaaaatcattattatcacCAGAGACAACGCAATAATGGCCAGCAATAATATAGCCCAAAAGTAAGAACGTAATGACTCCATCTGTAAAATGGATAAAAAATGACTACTGTGTATATGACATGACTTTAATAaaaagattttgtttttaaagattcATTTTACTTTTGTCTCGTTACTTCTGCTTTTTAGTGCTGGTCAGGCACATTGCATGGTTTCCAGTCTGCTGTATTTCCTGAGTGGAGAATATTCATAAGAATGTAGTTACCATAAGCTTTCTAAGCATATGCTTCCAGTAAAACCCTTTTGCATAGCCTAATGTATATGAAACACACGCAGCAAATCTAAGActgaaaatgaatattattcaGATGTATTTCAATCTATAAAGTAGCAATTCTCTTGAGCTTTATCATGAACACTGCACTCATCCTGCAAGGGTAGATGTTTTACAGATGATTAACTTACTTCCTGTGTTAGAATAGCAATGTGTTGCTACAAAGATTGTaatagttttaaaacaaaatgtcagTAGCTTTATGATATTGAACAAATTGTTCATGATAAAATTGATGACTATATTTGTTAACCACAATTTCATAAATTGTATGCCATATTTTGaatatatagtaaatattatgAATTTAGGCATGCAATGCTAACATAATTAAAGTAATGGGTTAATAAATACTACTTTAGCATAAAAAGTATACATGCATATTTCATCATAATTTAGGTTCCTAATAAAACAGCAGACAATGTATGAAAGTATGTAAAGAAATATTGAATTACCTTATTCCTGAGTATAGACCTCAATACGAGTGCCACATATTCTATAAATGCTTCAGTTACAGAAGTGTCACACACATCTGGGTAGTTTTCACcattatgaaataaacaagAATATGTTTCTCATTATTTCCAGCCTCTCTCTTCACCCACCAGTCCTTCTTCCACATACGCCTGAAGTTTGTGTGACTCAAAAGTCTATTGATAGTTTTCTTGTGTCTGTGGTTTGTGTGGTGTGATGAGTTTAATTTAagacagagagatagagagagagagagagagagagagagagagagagagagagagagagagagagagagagagagagagagagagagagagaNagagagagagagagagagagagagagagagagagagagagagagagagagagagagaacaagaaCAGGAAGAGCACTTCTGCTGTTCTGCAGAACTGAATCCAGGCATTTAATTGAAACTCGTCTTAAAGAAGACGTTCGCTTGGTTTTATCATGACAAAGTGGATGTGTTCTCTTTATGTGCAATTAAATATacatgatttattattttatgtttattcacattacatttacatttacatttagtcatttagcagacgctttcatcccaAGCGATTTACAAGTTgtgtaaacaatggaagcaattgggtcaacattaggaaaccaaaaagcataagtgcaataaaacatgtcgaacaaagcctactacagtgtacaaAGCTAAGTTCTTTTTTTCACAAtgaataacattaaaaacaataatataatcgAATGATAGcgtaaaaataaatgatacacAATACATAAATCGCGTACttgctataaaataaataaatggccaGATATCATGTTGTTTAGTCATGTTTTActggttcatttatttatttatttattataagcGGTTGTTTATTGACAATGAATAACATGACACTGCAAACTATGATGAAATTGAATGTATTTGACAACCTTGAAACATCAACTTTACATTTAACATACTGTTGATGATTCATGAACTGACAGTCACAGAAGTAAGTCCCGCCCATTCCGCACACGCATGCGCAGTGTGTGTTATTTCTACAATGACGTTGCTCACTCGGTAGTAGACTGTTCTGCTGGGCGCTCCTAGCTTTCCTTCAGAGAGCTGCTTTTGTAAACTCAGCCCCGGGAAACCATGGCCGAGCAGGCCTCGGAATCCACACGGTCGCCGCAACATGACGGTAAGGGCCTCTCTGTCCCGTGCGGGGCTTTTTGTGTTGGTGTCGGTGTGCTCGTTGTAGGCCTGCGGCCTGTGCGTCCACGGATTAGCCAGAAAACATCACCCGGCAGACAGTACTGACAGATGCACgtctaacgttacgtgtcttcTGTTTACCAAAGACTCGCATTCAGCATTTCAATGCTTGATATGTGTCATACTGCTTCTAACATAATCCTGCTTGTGTTGATCTTGACACGCATGTGTTTAAAGGGTCAATGTGATGATGTTGCACCCAGTAGGATCATCTGGATTGACACTTAGGTTACAATCAGTTGCATAGAATCTGTCaacgtttctttttttgtgaatgtgtgtgtatgaagcCTTTCGTATGAATTGCAACAGAGTATTTTAAGCTCTAAGaggtttgtgtttgcataatgGTATTAACACATCTGCTGGTATTTATACACATATTGGTTTTGACATTGCATTGATGGCCATGTCACACACAAGAGTACCATGCACCAATGAAAATCACcagtttttatagtttttaaacagttatatgtttgttttgacaATACCATGGTGTTCTTTGAACTACCTTGGAGTTCTCTGTAAAGACAGTGATGACGAAATAATCTTTTTGTACTTGTACAATGACAAATATAGCCTAGTGTTCATTCTGTACCATGGCAACGTGGCATCTAATGTGGCATCTAATGTGGCATTGTGTATCCTTCCTCCAACCTAGCACTTGATTGTAAGTTTGTCTTCTCATAATAGTCTTTTTTGGATGAAGAGCTTTAAACATAGGAGGAATAACATTTTTGCTTGAATAATATTAAAGTACAGTCTTGTGACGCCATGTCTTATTCGGATTCATAATGCATcatctcttttgtgtttttctagtTTTAATGACCTCGGAAATATGCACCTTGCCCCAATCACCTGGATTATTTAATATTAGATATATGTGATTCAAAGGGTGTGCGGTTTTAAGGCTTCATTTAAGTTTTGGGGCATGATGTGATGCTTCTTTCATCCCGTTGAGCAGCATTTTTTTGTGCAGGCTTTAGAGAACACCATCTTTAGTCCCTGAAGGCTCAGGGTTGCTTTGGGTGTTGTCATTTCTGGAAGCACTGGCAAAGACATGCATGTTTGCATTTGTATCAATACATATATTCTAGGACTAATAGAAAGTAAAATGGAGCTTTGAGATACTGCAAGTACTTGGATGTggtttcaacttttctgtttttaaataagGCCTCTCTCGGGGCCCTAGACTAATATTTCAAGTTATACTTATGTTATTGGACAAGTTGTTGGACATGTTATTGGTGGCAACAGCCCTTTAATTTGGTAGCGCCAGAGTCGTGGGGTAAGGCAAGAAAAAGAAGCACTTAAACTACATCCAAacatgtttaatacattaataaatcagttgcaaattaaaaataattgtttatgatataataattattgttattGATTGTATTGCTTATACATAAACTCTCAACACTATTTCAACACAAAGTATAAAGTGTATTAAGTGTAACTaattttttctttatcttaacaacTCATATTAGGAAAACACAATTccttaatatcagtgagtgggAAAACACAATTccttaatatcagtgagtgttttgggcctgtcctttgttgtttgatgaacattataaacaaacagagatctttattatgctggtTATCCTTTAAAACCGAGTATACGCATATACGGATCTAATACTGTGACGCAtgcgttttgtttcccaactgtgaATGTTCTACAGACTACTTTTACAAGGATCCTTGCTAATATGggcattttgtgtttatgtgtccgtttcagagtaagaaggtgTTAAAGAGAACTCAGTTTAGGAGTGCTCTGACTCTCAGGGCGCGCATGTTTACACATGTTTTCTGCATTAGTTTCACACTGCACACAATACACGCAACACAATTAGTTAtcgttgctgttttgtaccttaaccAGGAAAAgttcttgtattctgcaggcaaatttttattttagctcTGATATGTCGGTTCTTTCCCCTTCATCATCAATAGCATTAAATGCGTCTCATACACCGGCTCTGCACCCACGCATATTACGTCTTTAGGGGGGGGGCACTCATAGGTAAGCGAATGGCTGAAGGAGGGTAGACGAATTgaagtgactgaatgcgccgcttgcgcaatataacatttatgcGCATTACATTTATAACgcgcaaaaataataaatattgatgatcagtttggcagttgcaccattaagaaaaactggtCGCACCGGCCGGAAAAATTGCcgcaaaatgcgaccatttggTCGCAGACTAGAGCCCTGTCTCTATAGTATGTGATAACAGGAAGAAGCATTTTTTTGTGGTAGAGAAGGATTAAATCAATTATTTAGTCAGCTGGCATAATCAGGCTGAATCTGTATCCACATCATCTGTGGGTCTGATTGAATCAAACGTGTATACAGAGGTCAAAATTTGGTTATTTGGtgaataaattcaaaacaaaaaaccttAGTTACATCAATAACATACACTGGAGTTTGGTACTAGTGACACTGGTGAGAATGAACTGATTGGCTACTGGCCAATGGCTTTAGTCCTTAAATGGACAAATATTTTAGCCAACAATATATCAGCCTGGTCAGTTTATTGTTGTTGAAAATATTCCATCAAGAGTCATTCAACATGTATGCATGTTTTCCCCATGAGTAAAGATGTGGAGTGCTCTGGTGTGTTATGGGGTGGATGATCGATGTTGATCTGTGCTGTGATGTTCTGGCAGGGGTTATACAGCTGTCAGCGGCCGAGCAAGAGCAAGAACGAGCCGACTTCCTGAAGCTCAAACAACAGCTGGAGATAGAGTTCAACCAGAAGCGAGCCAAGTTTAAGGAACTCTATCTGTCTAAAGAAGGTGACTTTGAACTCTGTTCTATAAGTTATAAAGACACTAAACAGTTTTTAGATACTTAAGTCACACTTGAAATGTCAAATTTTTATTGCATTGATTGCATACAATATTTCAAACTAAGTGAGATTTGCATCAAGTGATGCTTGACCCTCcttcagttttgttttgcaaGTCAGTTAGTTCCACTCAGATGGTGTCAAGGTCATTTAAGAAGTCAGTTCATGCAACCACAGGTGTTGTTCATCATATTCACCACGAAGTGTCCATAGACGTCATAGACTTCATTTTGAACTCTATTATCTAAATTGGTTGAAATTGAACCCTaacacatttctttttgtgaaatattttcCTTAAAAACTATACTTGCTGTATTTCAAAtatgtttcatttaatatttCTTCAAATACATGCTGCCACGCATGATGATCTGTATTGAATCTGAAATCATCCTTTAAATTACGTTTTAGACCCACTGTATTTCAAGACGAGTAGCTTATTCCTGgaatattgtttttgtgtggttttaaatgtggttttaaagagaaaacaaattcTCAGATTCTCAAACCAGTTGTCACCCTTttaacagaaatgtaacgcaTCCAATAAATGCGTTCAAGGCTGCAGAATGCAGATAAAAGGACGGAACAACAAACAAACTGATCAGCAGCCTTTATAGTTTCTTATAATAATTTCAAATGTATTGTATAATGACCGAGTCAGGATCCGTTTACATCAGGCACATCCATCTCATGTGATCCGATCATAAATgcacataaatgaaaattctgctcTACATAGCTGACTGTATAGTACATGACGTAGCAAAACGCAACTACGTGTGAACATGCAAATCACATGATGCTGGACACCTGAGAATGAGTGTTAAGAGAGAAGGAATCATTCCATTCACAAATTTTTTACGCTTGCTTCCCAAATCCCTTTCAGATGAACTAAAGAGGCAAGCTGCTATACTGGAGAAGGCCCAGGCCGAGCTGAGCAGGGTTCAGGCCCAGTTGGATGATGCTCAAGCTGAGATGGAGACCATTAAAGCCGTGGCCACCGTATCTGAGAGCACAAAGCAAGAGGCCATCGACCAGGTCCGACAGCAGTGGCAGGAGGAGGTGGCTTCACTGCAGGCTATTATGAAAGGTAGACACATTTCTCTACATGCTTGATGTGTTATGAGAAGGCTTTTATTTGTAGTCTGCATTTAGATCCGACAGATTTCCACTGAGGATATTAACAGGGTAAATGAGTTAAAGGTAACTACATGCTTTTATCACTAGGTGGACATGTTATTAAGTTatcaaatatatgaaaaaaggCAT contains:
- the LOC130566961 gene encoding SLP adapter and CSK-interacting membrane protein-like, with protein sequence MESLRSYFWAILLLAIIALSLVIIMIFIIINVCISKKVTSYHTQTKSNNYSDIKLKNQDNPVFHKNVENEKPPLPPRDQFQSMDSVDQGYEHVEPLPDYVVVEESAPAEPQQPFTPQYATVETKSQDGVSVEEDYDDVEMPANYDSEDYDEVG